A window from Malassezia restricta chromosome I, complete sequence encodes these proteins:
- a CDS encoding small EDRK-rich factor, producing MARGNAREIARAKNQKKQADMNKGKSNDSGLTLAQRRERDAAALRAKQEAAAAKKGAQKS from the exons ATGGCTC GTGGCAATGCTCGCGAGATTGCGCGTGCGAAGAATCAAAAGAAGCAGGCCGACATGAACAAGGGAAAGAGCAATGATAGCGGTCTCACGCTTGCTcagcgtcgtgagcgcgatgcggcgGCCCTGCGGGCTAAACAGGAG gctgctgctgccaaAAAGGGGGCACAGAAAAGCTAG
- a CDS encoding transcriptional regulation protein GF11, with product MDPKRIFESRLLDSLINEVVVSVALEVHSRAKRAKMDCPKCDKPEPAHDVSDPASLVHGTKTDYYSNNPLFECLVCSRQVSSNRYATHLEKCMGIGSKSLRKGSARNAKTASTAVTQRLLNTNSRSASPASSTTSTQRKQGASPAPAASKDKAKKTESPGPLAKQIGNTSGAQAPKSEVAKRVDTLIPPKPSVSTPQTDSGSAPGQHDDDMLDEADFPSFSLSSDTEDSGGASDAEEVTAAQAALDDNVEDIEFDLDEEDGSDNNDVEVDVIGVIESDAGVDDDDDDDDDDDIGV from the exons ATGGATCCTAAGCGGATCTTT GAATCACGATTACTTGATTCATTAATCAATGAGGTGGTGGTTTCAGTAGCACTAGAGGTGCATAGCAGGGCGAAGCGTGCAAAGATGGATTGTCCTAAATGTGACAAGCCCGAGCCGGCGCATGACGTCAGTGATCCAGCATCCCTGGTGCATGGGACAAAAACAGATTATTACTCCAACAACCCATTGTTTGAGTGTCTCGTCTGCTCAAGACAGGTTTCTTCAAACAGGTATGCAACACATTTAGAAAAGTGTATGGGAATTGGAAGCAAATCGCTACGCAAAGGCTCAGCACGTAATGCCAAGACAgcctcgacggccgtgaCACAGCGTTTACTGAATACGAACTCACGCTCTGCTTCACCTGCTTCGTCCACAACTTCTACACAGCGGAAACAGGGCGCttcgccagcgccggcagcaTCTAAGGACAAAGCCAAAAAGACGGAATCACCCGGTCCTCTTGCCAAGCAGATTGGGAACACGTCTGGTGCGCAGGCGCCCAAATCTGAGGTCGCAAAACGGGTCGACACCCTTATACCACCCAAACCAAGTGTGTCGACGCCTCAGACCGACTCAGGGTCCGCACCAGGGCAGCATGATGATGACATGTTAGATGAGGCGGATTTTCCTTCCTTCTCACTATCT TCCGATACAGAAGATTCTGGCGGTGCATCAGATGCCGAAGAGGTTACAGCCGCGCAAGCGGCTTTGGATGACAACGTCGAGGACATCGAGTTTGATTtggacgaagaagatggAAGCGATAACAACGATGTCGAAGTGGACGTTATTGGCGTGATCGAGTCAGATGCGGGagtggacgacgacgatgatgatgatgacgacgacgatatTGGTGTTTAA
- a CDS encoding ornithine carbamoyltransferase, with protein sequence MFLSLASPIRCGASRLTSTCAKAYVSTNAHGVPSLMTLADVRTEQIDRILQHSAALKHKARHTALGLSGIESSLTKKTIALVFSKRSTRTRVASESSVAALGGHAMFLSPSDIQLGVNESLYDTAHVVSSMVDGIMARVGSHDEIEMLAGNSRVPVINALSSRFHPTQILADLLTMLEADGQKSCKALAGKKVAWVGDSNNILNDMLVTYPRLGMHLSVAAPQGPAYACDPIVWDLMQKGLEELPSDQPRGHVEWCHDPLRAVRDADYIVTDTWISMGDEAQKEQRLRDFAGFQVTNDLARQGKAKLDWKFMHCLPRKAEEVSDDVFYGPHSMVFPEAENRKWTIMACFDWLFGRRAL encoded by the exons ATGTTCCTGTCCCTTGCTTCGCCGATCCGCTGTGGTGCTTCGCGCCTGacgtcgacatgcgccAAGGCCTACGTATCGACGAATGCTCATGGCGTGCCTAGCCTCATGACGCTCGCAGATGTGCGCACAGAGCAAATTGACCGGATTCTGCAGCActcggcggcgctcaaGCACAAGGCCAGGCACACCGCATTGGGTCTCTCCGGTATTGAGTCGTCTCTGACGAAAAAAACGATCGCTCTCGTGTTTAGCAAGCGCAGCACTCGGACACGTGTAGCGAGTGAGTCAAGTGTCGCCGCCCTCGGTGGACACGCCATGTTCCTGTCGCCGTCAGACATCCAACTGGGTGTCAATGAGAGCTTGTACGATAccgcgcacgtcgtcagCTCCATGGTGGACGGCATTATGGCGCGTGTAGGCAGCCACGATGAAATTGAGATGCTTGCTGGCAACTCGCGCGTGCCTGTGATCAACGCTCTGTCAAGCCGCTTCCACCCAACGCAAATCCTGGCCGACTTGCTGACGATGCTGGAAGCCGACGGTCAGAAGAGCTGCAAGGCGCTGGCAGGCAAGAAGGTTGCGTGGGTCGGCGACTCGAACAACATTCTGAACGACATGCTTGTCACGTACCCACGCCTTGGTATGCATCTCAGTGTCGCTGCTCCGCAAGGTCCTGCCTATGCATGCGATCCAATTGTGTGGGACCTAATGCAAAAAGGGCTTGAGGAGCTGCCTTCGGATCAACCCCGTGGGCATGTCGAATGGTGTCATGACCCGCTGCGCGCTGTTCGCGATGCCGACTACATTGTGACGGACACATG GATTTCTATGGGTGACGAAGCGCAGAAAGAACAGCGCTTGCGCGACTTTGCTGGATTTCAGGTGACGAATGATCTCGCCCGCCAAGGCAAGGCGAAGCTTGACTGGAAGTTTATGCACTGCCTGCCACGCAAGGCTGAGGAAGTGTCCGACGAC GTGTTCTATGGACCGCACTCGATGGTATTCCCCGAAGCAGAAAATCGAAAGTGGACGATTATGGCCTGCTTTGA TTGGCTCTTTGGCCGTCGTGCTTTGTAA
- a CDS encoding protein FRG1 → MPPGGSSLRLTFKGDKPKRKRKTQDGASRKRAAAVDDESDAEMYGGDEQAWVTPDVRDEVTGPCFVHQRREDGSAIVLSFNAPLSQVETSKVEVPSISIDGEGDGPTIAGVEVTPQTVHQVWVATSLPESDKWTMRSAQGTFLAADKYGDVTATNEARGPHEEWTLWRVDPVPCDDAYTIPGPRAGYAFQSKHGGWLATDDTSEQRKRLVRADATDVSGACVWDIRVQWRFRHACRKAKRGVSTSGSTSLVDEAQLARSRQGWTAGAAHHVPPASRRELLRAQREGRLAEAMLDRRSQLKSDKYTK, encoded by the coding sequence ATGCCACCTGGCGGATCATCGCTCCGGCTCACGTTTAAGGGCGACAAGCCGAaacgcaagcgcaagaCCCAAgatggcgcgtcgcgcaaGCGTGCGGCGGCCGTAGATGACGAGTCAGATGCAGAGATGTACGGGGGTGATGAACAGGCATGGGTGACGCCGGACGTGCGTGACGAGGTGACGGGTCCCTGCTTTGTGCATCAGCGCCGTGAGGATGGCTCGGCTATCGTGCTGAGCTTCAACGCACCGCTCTCACAAGTCGAGACATCGAAGGTCGAAGTCCCGTCCATATCCATCGACGGCGAGGGCGATGGACCTACCATCGCAGGCGTCGAGGTCACACCCCAGACCGTGCACCAGGTGTGGGTGGCGACGAGTCTGCCCGAGTCGGACAAGTGGACGATGAGGAGTGCCCAAGGCACGTTTCTCGCTGCCGATAAGTACGGCGACGTCACTGCGAcgaacgaggcgcgcgGACCGCACGAGGAATGGACGCTCTGGCGCGTCGATCCCGTGCCCTGTGACGATGCCTACACGATACCCGGTCCACGAGCGGGCTATGCCTTCCAGTCGAAGCACGGTGGATGGCTCGCTACGGACGACACGtccgagcagcgcaagcgactcgtgcgtgccgatgcCACCGACGTATCAGGTGCCTGCGTATGGGACATCCGTGTCCAATGGCGCTTCCGCCACGCATGCAGAAAGGCGAAGCGAGGTGTGTCTACGTCTGGAAGTACGTCCCTCGTGGATGAGGCACAACTCGCACGATCGCGCCAGGGCTGGACGGCCGGCGCAGCCCACCACGTCCCGCCGGCGTCCCGCCGCGAATTGCTGCGTGCTCAACGCGAGGGCCGACTGGCTGAGGCCATGCTCGACCGCCGTTCACAGCTGAAGAGCGATAAGTATACCAAGTAA
- a CDS encoding aarF domain kinase: MRVQFGSALARRPSLLGDVWRQRIPRINACVAHAGMRTATQSRPTRVIRLGALGVVGGMGILTYSFLQWRFLQAPPKDPHEKEQEISSIPAPSPSPKPIVLRVWHAVSLYVIEPLLVCKRFILLALIFAPVVLATPLLFVGTVSTYKDQDGHLVESDRWGALLWYRLLVSQMEMAGPTFVKLGQWAGSRRDLFPDELCNRLSKLHSNNKPHSVAYTRRVLERVFQRPFDEVFATFDEKPVGIGAVGQVYKAVLHQHLLPLDYVEDTNDQNRLHVAAENIGRELALTFEHDQSTHQHGAAVAIKILHPNVHRIIRHDIKIMQFFAGLLNALPGMRWISLPEEVEQFAQLMVSQLDLRQEASHLSRFERNFAGRGGTVVFPRPLHAFCSQDVLVEELIEAVPLKHFMHMGSGAYDSRIAEMGLDAFLSMLLIDNFTHADLHPGNIMVKFYRPSMRSLLQNILSRILYRFDPDYVLGHRNRTGIIPDDQVAQKLVSCSQHPDDWHAMIHNIQEDGFLPELVILDAGLISELSPKNLQNFMDLFAAIATLNGRQAGALMVERCRTPELVTDKEGFVNAMEGIISNVASGGFSLAALDIGHVLNKALKAVRKYHVKMEPDFVNTVLSIMILEGIGRRLDPNLDLFRNAIPILRSLGHKMSSDEAQLATLRDRMSVSTLFPMLKLWFFMECRSLFLAPQNAPQIVDAFIRYGWLSE, encoded by the coding sequence ATGCGCGTCCAATTTGGGTCGGCCctcgcacgacgcccaagctTACTTGGAGACGTTTGGCGACAACGCATACCTCGCATAAATGCATGTGTGGCTCATGCGGGCATGCGCACAGCGACACAATCTCGCCCGACACGCGTCATTCGTCTAGGTGCGTTGGGTGTCGTGGGCGGTATGGGTATTTTGACGTACTCATTCTTGCAGTGGCGGTTCTTGCAGGCGCCACCGAAGGACCCACATGAAAAGGAACAGGAAATATCCTCTATTCCAGCACCGTCGCCTTCACCTAAACCGATTGTGCTCCGCGTTTGGCATGCAGTATCACTCTATGTGATCGAGCCGCTGCTGGTATGCAAGCGGTTCATTTTGCTGGCCTTGATCTTTGCTCCAGTGGTACTCGCGACACCTCTTCTTTTTGTGGGAACAGTGTCGACATACAAAGATCAGGATGGTCACCTTGTCGAGAGCGACCGATGGGGTGCCTTGTTATGGTATCGTTTACTGGTATCACAAATGGAAATGGCGGGTCCCACTTTTGTGAAGCTCGGACAATGGGCTGGCTCGCGTCGCGACTTGTTCCCTGATGAGCTGTGCAATCGCCTGTCGAAGCTACACTCGAATAACAAGCCTCATTCAGTGGCCTACACCCGCCGAGTCCTGGAGCGCGTGTTTCAGCGTCCTTTTGACGAAGTATTTGCTACATTTGACGAGAAGCCAGTCGGTATCGGTGCGGTAGGCCAGGTTTACAAAGCTGTGTTGCACCAACATCTTCTTCCGTTGGACTACGTGGAAGATACAAACGATCAAAACCGATTGCATGTCGCTGCCGAGAATATTGGTCGTGAATTGGCATTGACATTCGAGCATGACCAATCCACACACCAacatggcgcagctgtTGCCATCAAAATCTTGCATCCAAATGTCCATCGCATCATCCGCCATGATATCAAGATCATGCAGTTCTTTGCCGGCCTCCTTAATGCGTTGCCCGGGATGAGATGGATCTCGCTGCCAGAGGAAGTGGAACAGTTCGCTCAACTCATGGTAAGCCAGCTCGACTTGCGCCAAGAAGCATCTCATCTCTCACGTTTCGAACGCAACTTTGCtggccgtggcggcacTGTGGTATTCCCTCGCCCGCTCCATGCATTTTGCTCACAAGATGTCTTGGTGGAAGAACTGATCGAGGCTGTTCCTCTCAAGCATTTCATGCATATGGGGAGCGGCGCGTACGactcgcgcatcgccgaGATGGGTTTGGACGCCTTTCTCAGCATGCTTCTGATTGACAATTTCACACATGCCGATCTGCATCCCGGCAACATAATGGTCAAGTTCTACCGCccctcgatgcgctcacTTCTGCAAAATATCTTGTCTCGCATTCTTTACCGCTTCGACCCAGATTATGTTCTTGGTCACCGAAACCGCACTGGCATCATCCCTGATGATCAAGTCGCTCAGAAGCTCGTATCATGCTCACAGCATCCCGATGACTGGCATGCTATGATCCATAACATTCAAGAAGATGGATTCTTGCCTGAACTGGTCATTTTGGATGCAGGCCTCATTTCCGAGCTATCTCCTAAGAACCTGCAAAATTTTATGGACCTCTTCGCCGCTATTGCCACACTCAATGGACGACAAGCAGGAGCTTTGATGGTCGAACGGTGCCGCACACCTGAGCTCGTGACGGACAAAGAAGGCTTCGTCAATGCGATGGAAGGCATCATCAGCAACGTGGCTTCGGGTGGATTCAGTCTTGCAGCACTCGATATAGGACACGTGCTAAACAAGGCGCTGAAGGCCGTGCGCAAGTATCACGTCAAGATGGAACCAGACTTTGTGAATACTGTCCTGAGTATCATGATTCTCGAAGGTATTGGACGCCGACTTGATCCGAATCTGGACCTATTCCGCAACGCTATTCCGATTCTCCGCTCCCTGGGTCACAAGATGTCTAGTGACGAAGCTCAGCTTGCTACTCTTCGTGACCGAATGAGCGTGTCCACACTCTTTCCTATGCTCAAATTGTGGTTCTTTATGGAATGCCGCTCCCTATTCCTCGCGCCACAAAACGCTCCTCAAATTGTCGATGCTTTCATACGGTATGGCTGGCTTTCGGAGTAG
- a CDS encoding glutathione peroxidase has product MVTFYDLKAAMPQGKSFDFAQLKDKVVLIVNTASKCGFTPQFEGLEKLHKTYSPRGFTVLGFPCNQFMSQDPGNDESIGSFCLLNYGVSFPIMAKSDVNGDNANEVFKFLKHAKPGLLGSEMIKWNFTKFLVDRQGNVVERYAPTTDPKDIAKDIEKFL; this is encoded by the exons ATGGTGACGTTTTATGACTTGAAAGCTGCTATGCCGCAAGGCAAATCCTTCGACTTTGCTCAGTTGAAGGACAAGGTCGTGCTTATTGTGAACACGGCCAGTAAGTGTGGATTTACGCCCCAATTTGAGGGTCTGGAGAAACTGCACAAGACGTACTCTCCCCGTGGATTCACGGTGCTGGGTTTCCCATGCAACCAGTTCATGTCGCAGGATCCTGGTAACGATGAAAGCATCGGCAGCTTCTGCCTTCTC AACTACGGCGTCTCGTTCCCTATCATGGCCAAGTCGGATGTGAATGGCGACAATGCGAACGAAGTGTTCAAATTCCTCAAGCACGCCAAGCCAGGCCTGCTGGGCTCTGAAATGATCA AGTGGAACTTTACCAAG TTCCTCGTCGACAGGCAGGGCAATGTCGTAGAGCGCTACGCTCCCACGACGGATCCCAAGGACATCGCCAAAGACATCGAAAAGTTCCTTTAA
- a CDS encoding nucleoside-diphosphate kinase — MSNEQTYIMIKPDGVQRGLVGKIIQRFEDRGYQLVAMKLVQAGEDHLEKHYKDLKGKPFFPGLIKYMASGPVVAMVWQGKDVVKQGRALLGATNPLASAPGTIRGDFCIDVGRNICHGSDSVESAKAEIALWFGEQDATISYPRAVDQWIYE; from the coding sequence ATGTCGAACGAACAGACGTACATCATGATCAAGCCGGAcggcgtccagcgcggTCTGGTCGGTAAGATCATCCAGCGTTTTGAGGATCGTGGCTATCAGCTTGTGGCCATGAAGCTGGTCCAGGCTGGTGAGGACCACCTCGAAAAGCACTACAAGGACCTCAAGGGCAAGCCCTTCTTCCCCGGCCTGATCAAGTACATGGCCTCGGGTCCAGTAGTCGCTATGGTTTGGCAGGGCAAGGATGTTGTCAAGCAGGGCCGTGCTCTTCTCGGTGCCACGAACCCCCTCGCCTCGGCTCCTGGCACGATCCGCGGCGACTTCTGCATTGACGTCGGTCGCAACATCTGCCATGGCTCGGACTCGGTCGAGTCGGCCAAGGCTGAGATTGCTCTTTGGTTCGGCGAGCAGGACGCTACCATTTCGTACCCTCGCGCTGTCGACCAGTGGATCTACGAGTAA